The following proteins are co-located in the Micromonospora viridifaciens genome:
- the hemC gene encoding hydroxymethylbilane synthase encodes MTTPLRLGTRGSALAMAQSGHVAEALTAATGREVELVEVVTAGDRSMAPVHRLGVGVFVSALRDALTAGAIDFAVHSYKDLPSADAPGLHVAAVPPRQDPRDALITRDGRTLAELPPGARVGTGALRRIAQLHALGMQLEVTPIRGNVGTRLGRVLGPDADLDAIVLARAGLARLGQTDVITETLDPMLMLPAPAQGALAVECRIDDQDMVELLAVLDHAPSRAAVIAERALLATLEAGCSAPVAAYGVLAEGEPTDEGDVVQEIYLRGAVISPDGTRDLRLSRTGTPADAAEIGKALAAELLELGADSILGQEGHAGPGTQQFGSTE; translated from the coding sequence ATGACCACCCCCCTGCGCCTCGGCACCCGAGGCAGTGCCCTGGCGATGGCCCAGTCCGGCCATGTCGCCGAGGCCCTCACCGCGGCCACCGGCCGCGAGGTGGAGCTGGTCGAGGTGGTGACCGCCGGGGATCGCTCCATGGCCCCGGTGCACCGGCTCGGCGTCGGTGTCTTCGTCTCCGCGCTGCGGGACGCGCTGACCGCCGGTGCCATCGACTTCGCCGTGCACTCGTACAAGGACCTGCCCTCGGCGGACGCCCCCGGCCTGCACGTCGCGGCGGTGCCGCCCCGGCAGGACCCGCGCGACGCGCTGATCACCCGGGACGGCCGGACCCTCGCCGAGCTGCCGCCCGGCGCCCGGGTGGGCACCGGCGCGCTGCGCCGCATCGCCCAGCTGCACGCGCTCGGGATGCAGCTGGAGGTCACCCCGATCCGGGGCAACGTGGGCACCCGCCTCGGCCGGGTCCTCGGCCCGGACGCCGACCTCGACGCCATCGTCCTGGCCCGGGCCGGCCTCGCCCGGCTCGGCCAGACGGACGTGATTACCGAGACGCTCGATCCGATGCTGATGCTGCCCGCGCCCGCGCAGGGCGCGCTGGCGGTGGAGTGCCGGATCGACGACCAGGACATGGTCGAGCTGCTCGCGGTGCTCGACCACGCACCGTCCCGCGCCGCGGTCATCGCGGAGCGGGCGCTGCTGGCCACCCTCGAGGCCGGGTGCAGCGCGCCCGTCGCCGCCTACGGCGTCCTCGCCGAAGGCGAGCCAACCGACGAGGGCGATGTTGTCCAGGAGATCTACCTGCGCGGTGCGGTGATCAGCCCGGACGGTACCCGTGACCTCCGGCTGTCCCGCACCGGAACGCCCGCCGACGCGGCGGAGATCGGCAAGGCACTCGCCGCCGAACTCCTCGAACTCGGCGCCGACTCGATCCTCGGCCAAGAAGGACACGCCGGCCCGGGGACCCAGCAATTTGGGAGCACAGAATGA
- a CDS encoding bifunctional uroporphyrinogen-III C-methyltransferase/uroporphyrinogen-III synthase, whose translation MTRTRKPVGRIAFVGAGPGDPGLLTRRAHDALVDADQVVYDRGIPESLLDHVRAQAKSDTQFSPAEGVPGDVAKVLISAARSGQNAVHLVAGDPFGHESVVKEVQAVARTAARFEVVPGVGQAEGVATYAGVPLPGVRTAADVEDVSTLDFDALAAAIGRGSLALAVDAGDLAAIRDGLLAAGVDGATAVGVTGDGTGETQYTTTSTVDSFVAAALGFTGRVVLTIGAGVPERDKLSWWENRPLYGWKVLVPRTKEQAGVMSARLRAYGAIPCEVPTIAVEPPRTPAQMERAIKGLVDGRYAWVIFTSVNAVRAVWEKFAEHGLDARHFGGVKIACIGEATADAVRAFGIQPELVPAGEQTSEGLLAEFSPHDEILDPVGRVLLPRADIATETLAAGLTERGWEVDDVTAYRTVRAAPPPAEIRDAIKSGGFDAVLFTSSSTVRNLVGIAGKPHARTVVAVIGPKTAETATEFGLRVDVQPQHASVPDLVEALAAYAVELREKLAAMPAKQRRGSKVQGPTALRFR comes from the coding sequence ATGACCCGCACCCGTAAGCCCGTAGGCCGTATCGCGTTCGTCGGGGCCGGTCCCGGCGACCCGGGCCTGCTGACCCGCCGGGCGCACGACGCCCTGGTCGACGCCGACCAGGTGGTGTACGACCGGGGAATCCCCGAGTCGCTGCTCGACCATGTCCGCGCCCAGGCCAAGTCCGACACCCAGTTCAGCCCGGCCGAGGGCGTACCGGGGGACGTGGCGAAGGTGCTGATCTCCGCGGCCCGCTCCGGGCAGAACGCGGTGCACCTGGTCGCCGGTGATCCGTTCGGCCACGAGTCGGTGGTCAAGGAGGTGCAGGCCGTGGCGCGTACCGCCGCGCGATTCGAGGTGGTGCCGGGTGTCGGCCAGGCGGAGGGGGTGGCCACCTATGCGGGAGTGCCGCTGCCCGGGGTGCGGACCGCTGCCGACGTCGAGGACGTCAGCACGCTGGACTTCGACGCGCTGGCCGCGGCGATCGGCCGGGGTTCGTTGGCCCTGGCCGTGGACGCCGGCGACCTGGCCGCGATCCGGGACGGCCTGCTGGCGGCCGGGGTGGACGGCGCCACCGCCGTCGGGGTGACCGGCGACGGCACCGGCGAGACCCAGTACACCACCACGTCGACCGTGGACTCCTTCGTCGCGGCGGCGCTCGGTTTCACCGGCCGCGTCGTGCTCACCATCGGTGCGGGCGTCCCGGAACGCGACAAGCTGAGCTGGTGGGAGAACCGGCCGCTGTACGGCTGGAAGGTGCTCGTACCCCGCACCAAGGAGCAGGCCGGCGTGATGAGCGCCCGGCTGCGGGCGTACGGGGCGATCCCGTGCGAGGTGCCGACCATCGCCGTCGAGCCGCCGCGTACCCCCGCCCAGATGGAGCGGGCGATCAAGGGCCTGGTCGACGGTCGGTACGCCTGGGTGATCTTCACCTCGGTGAACGCGGTGCGGGCCGTCTGGGAGAAGTTCGCCGAGCACGGCCTGGACGCTCGCCACTTCGGCGGCGTCAAGATCGCGTGTATCGGCGAGGCCACCGCGGACGCGGTCCGGGCGTTCGGCATCCAGCCGGAGCTGGTGCCCGCCGGCGAGCAGACCTCGGAGGGGCTGCTGGCCGAGTTCTCGCCGCACGACGAGATCCTCGACCCGGTCGGCCGGGTGCTGCTGCCGCGGGCCGACATCGCCACCGAGACCCTGGCCGCCGGGCTCACCGAGCGGGGCTGGGAGGTCGACGACGTGACCGCGTACCGGACCGTCCGGGCCGCCCCGCCGCCGGCCGAGATCCGCGACGCGATCAAGTCGGGCGGGTTCGACGCGGTGCTCTTCACGTCGTCCTCCACCGTCCGGAACCTGGTCGGCATCGCCGGGAAGCCGCACGCGCGTACCGTTGTCGCTGTCATCGGGCCCAAGACGGCGGAGACGGCGACGGAGTTCGGTCTCCGGGTCGACGTGCAGCCGCAGCACGCCTCCGTGCCCGACCTGGTGGAGGCGCTCGCCGCCTACGCCGTCGAGCTGCGCGAGAAGCTGGCCGCCATGCCGGCCAAGCAGCGCCGCGGCTCGAAGGTGCAGGGGCCCACCGCGCTGAGGTTCCGGTAG
- the hemB gene encoding porphobilinogen synthase: protein MPYPEIRPRRLRRNVAVRRLVAETRLDPAELVLPMFVKEGLTEPRAVASLPGVLQHSRDSLRKAAVEAVQAGVGGLMLFGVPAQRDESGSGGLDPEGILNVAIRDVIAEVGDATVVMSDLCLDEFTSHGHCGLLTPDGAVDNDATLEAYARMAVAQADAGVHMVGPSGMMDGQVGVVRRALDAAGHQDVAVLAYAVKYASAFFGPFRDAVESALDGDRRAYQQDPANLRESLREVELDVAEGADLVMVKPALPYLDVVSAVRAAVDVPVAAYQVSGEYAMVEAAAANGWIDRERVMLETLTSIRRAGAQIILTYWAVEAAQLLRQRY from the coding sequence ATGCCGTACCCCGAGATCCGGCCCCGCCGGCTGCGCCGCAACGTGGCCGTGCGGCGGCTGGTCGCCGAGACCCGCCTCGACCCGGCCGAGCTGGTCCTGCCGATGTTCGTCAAGGAGGGGCTGACCGAGCCCCGGGCCGTCGCGTCGTTGCCGGGGGTGCTCCAGCACTCCCGGGACTCGCTTCGCAAGGCCGCCGTCGAGGCGGTCCAGGCCGGGGTCGGTGGGCTCATGCTCTTCGGCGTGCCGGCGCAGCGGGACGAGTCCGGGTCGGGTGGCCTCGACCCGGAGGGCATCCTCAACGTCGCCATCCGGGACGTCATCGCCGAGGTGGGCGACGCCACCGTGGTGATGAGCGACCTCTGCCTGGACGAGTTCACCTCGCACGGGCACTGCGGCCTGCTCACCCCGGACGGTGCCGTGGACAACGACGCCACCCTGGAGGCGTATGCCCGGATGGCGGTCGCCCAGGCCGACGCCGGGGTCCACATGGTCGGGCCGTCCGGGATGATGGACGGCCAGGTCGGTGTGGTCCGTCGGGCTCTGGACGCCGCCGGCCACCAGGACGTGGCGGTGCTCGCGTACGCGGTGAAGTACGCCTCCGCCTTCTTTGGGCCGTTCCGCGACGCGGTCGAGTCGGCCCTCGACGGCGACCGGCGCGCCTACCAGCAGGACCCGGCGAACCTGCGGGAGTCGCTGCGTGAGGTCGAGCTGGACGTCGCCGAGGGTGCCGACCTGGTGATGGTCAAGCCGGCCCTGCCGTATCTCGACGTGGTGTCGGCGGTCCGGGCCGCGGTGGACGTCCCGGTCGCCGCGTACCAGGTCTCCGGCGAGTACGCGATGGTCGAGGCGGCCGCGGCGAACGGCTGGATCGACCGGGAGCGGGTGATGCTGGAGACGCTCACCTCGATCCGCCGGGCCGGCGCGCAGATCATCCTCACCTACTGGGCGGTCGAGGCCGCCCAGCTGCTCCGCCAGCGCTACTGA
- a CDS encoding DHA2 family efflux MFS transporter permease subunit yields MDRSAYRLGWYLTLGGLLVVIDTTVSVVAMPRLAEDLDTGIAAIGWVTSAYALALVAVMPTAAWVAERFGTRRAYLGALTLFTAGSLLAGYAWDIGSLIAFRVVQGLGGGLLNPLGMAIALAAVPPGRRGRMMSLAGLPVLLGPLIGPVLGGALLDHASWRWIFWINMPVGVAAVLLGRWVLPATNAQPGARLDLLGLLLLCPGLALAVFGLSVTGDQGGLLTGPVLVPLVAGAALVAAFAWRAGRVPHPLLRLSVLRSPGMAAGAATVALFAAGYFGSFLILPAYVQIVRGDSATLAGTLGIPQAVATGLMLQVATRLVDRVSPRLVVGLGIATAVAGTAARAAVLDADTSYPLLAVLGAVTGLGTGATLMPTMAAASRALSRDDIPAGTTLLTTVSNSAVATGTALIAAALSWLVGRFAPGLGEGGLVAAARLAATDRAAYAADLAQAVRFALAASAVLLALAWLTSRRLPGGRAAPTGGDPPPAEPALSSAGGAAGRPRPPSR; encoded by the coding sequence ATGGACCGCTCCGCGTACCGCCTCGGCTGGTATCTGACCCTCGGTGGCCTGCTCGTGGTCATCGACACCACCGTGTCCGTGGTCGCCATGCCCCGGCTGGCCGAGGACCTCGACACCGGCATCGCCGCCATCGGCTGGGTCACCAGCGCGTACGCCCTCGCCCTGGTCGCGGTGATGCCCACCGCCGCCTGGGTGGCCGAGCGGTTCGGCACGCGGCGCGCCTACCTGGGCGCGCTGACCCTGTTCACCGCGGGCTCGCTGCTGGCCGGCTATGCCTGGGACATCGGCTCGCTGATCGCCTTCCGGGTGGTGCAGGGCCTGGGCGGCGGCCTGCTCAATCCGCTGGGCATGGCGATCGCGCTGGCCGCCGTGCCGCCCGGGCGACGCGGCCGGATGATGAGCCTGGCGGGGTTGCCGGTCCTGCTCGGCCCACTGATCGGGCCGGTGCTGGGCGGCGCTCTGCTCGACCACGCCTCCTGGCGGTGGATCTTCTGGATCAACATGCCGGTCGGGGTGGCCGCGGTGCTGCTGGGCCGGTGGGTGCTGCCGGCCACGAACGCCCAGCCGGGGGCCCGGCTCGACCTGCTCGGGCTGCTGCTGCTCTGCCCCGGGCTGGCCCTGGCCGTCTTCGGGCTCAGCGTCACCGGCGATCAGGGTGGCCTGCTCACCGGGCCGGTGCTGGTCCCCCTCGTGGCCGGCGCTGCGCTGGTGGCCGCGTTCGCCTGGCGGGCCGGCCGGGTGCCGCATCCGCTGCTGCGATTGTCGGTGCTGCGGTCCCCCGGCATGGCGGCCGGAGCGGCCACCGTCGCGCTCTTCGCCGCCGGCTACTTCGGCTCGTTCCTCATCCTCCCGGCCTACGTGCAGATCGTGCGCGGCGACTCCGCAACCCTCGCGGGCACGCTGGGCATCCCGCAGGCGGTGGCCACGGGGCTGATGCTCCAGGTGGCGACCCGGCTGGTGGACCGGGTCTCCCCGCGGCTGGTCGTCGGGCTCGGCATCGCGACCGCGGTGGCCGGCACGGCGGCCCGGGCGGCGGTGCTGGACGCGGACACCTCGTATCCGCTGCTCGCGGTGCTCGGGGCAGTGACCGGGCTCGGCACGGGGGCCACCCTGATGCCGACCATGGCGGCCGCCAGCCGCGCACTGTCCCGCGATGACATCCCGGCCGGGACCACGCTGCTCACCACCGTGTCCAACAGCGCGGTGGCCACGGGCACGGCACTGATCGCCGCCGCGCTCTCCTGGCTGGTGGGCCGCTTCGCCCCGGGGCTCGGCGAGGGCGGCCTCGTCGCCGCCGCACGGCTGGCAGCGACCGACCGAGCGGCGTACGCGGCCGACCTGGCCCAGGCTGTACGGTTCGCGCTCGCGGCGTCCGCGGTGCTGCTGGCGCTGGCCTGGCTCACCAGCCGCCGCCTGCCCGGCGGCCGGGCCGCCCCGACCGGCGGCGATCCCCCACCGGCGGAGCCGGCCCTCAGTAGCGCTGGCGGAGCAGCTGGGCGGCCTCGACCGCCCAGTAGGTGA
- a CDS encoding NADPH-dependent FMN reductase: MTTQEHPTPLTLAVIVGSVRQPRMGRVVADWFADRAARRDDVRVDLVDLAEVALPLTDTPPGGNPDSPIADRMAAADAFMVVTPEYNHSFPAALKNAIDWHHREWAAKPVGFVSYGAGSGGIRAVEQLRLVFAELHAATTRTGVVLTAPWERLDRQGRLVDDAPLRKAADATLDELTWWAEALRTARRNRPYGS, from the coding sequence ATGACCACGCAAGAACATCCGACTCCGCTCACCCTCGCCGTGATCGTCGGCAGCGTCCGCCAGCCCCGGATGGGTCGGGTCGTCGCCGACTGGTTCGCCGACCGCGCCGCCCGCCGCGACGACGTACGGGTCGACCTGGTCGACCTGGCCGAGGTGGCGCTCCCCCTCACCGACACCCCGCCCGGCGGCAATCCGGACAGCCCGATCGCCGACCGGATGGCCGCCGCGGACGCCTTCATGGTGGTCACGCCCGAGTACAACCACAGCTTCCCGGCCGCGCTGAAGAACGCGATCGACTGGCACCATCGGGAGTGGGCGGCCAAACCGGTCGGCTTCGTGTCGTACGGCGCCGGCTCGGGCGGGATCCGCGCGGTCGAGCAGCTCCGGTTGGTCTTCGCCGAGCTGCACGCGGCCACCACCCGTACCGGAGTGGTGCTCACCGCCCCCTGGGAGCGCCTCGACCGGCAGGGCCGGCTGGTCGACGACGCGCCGCTGCGGAAGGCCGCCGACGCGACGCTCGACGAGCTGACCTGGTGGGCCGAGGCGCTGCGGACCGCCCGCCGCAACCGGCCGTACGGGAGCTGA
- a CDS encoding MerR family transcriptional regulator, whose product MGTLTVSEVARESGVSGSAIRFYERQGLIEATRTSGNQRRFGSEAACRVRVARVAQRIGLSVGEIRELLAALPPEPDPLDWQVLHDRLTAEAERRIRELHAALDDIRSGRRLCDL is encoded by the coding sequence GTGGGCACGTTGACGGTCAGCGAGGTGGCCCGGGAGAGCGGGGTCAGCGGTTCCGCGATCCGCTTCTACGAGCGGCAGGGCCTGATCGAGGCCACCCGGACCAGCGGCAACCAGCGCCGGTTCGGGTCGGAGGCGGCCTGCCGGGTGCGGGTCGCCCGGGTGGCCCAGCGGATCGGCCTCAGCGTCGGCGAGATCCGGGAGCTGCTCGCCGCCCTGCCGCCCGAGCCGGACCCGCTCGACTGGCAGGTGCTGCACGACCGGCTCACCGCGGAAGCGGAACGGCGGATCCGCGAGTTGCACGCCGCCCTCGATGACATCCGCTCCGGCCGCCGGCTCTGCGACCTCTGA
- a CDS encoding helix-turn-helix transcriptional regulator, which produces MTDPATPEHPMAPPEVEREPPTVLTEPLDIPWPAAGIVRAVRRRADASQRELARFAGVHPTTIGRIEAGTLTPSIAMLRRIIGVAGFRLAVVDDSGRVLKPMRDRADLRDGAERRYPSHLDVITDPEPGEWWADRYGLARPPETFYRNRAVRDALRRRSQWEVRVARHRSVPPPPDPQRRGYRNGPGR; this is translated from the coding sequence GTGACCGACCCTGCCACCCCCGAGCACCCGATGGCCCCGCCCGAAGTGGAGCGTGAGCCGCCTACGGTGCTGACCGAGCCCCTCGACATCCCCTGGCCCGCCGCTGGGATCGTCCGGGCGGTCCGCCGCCGGGCCGACGCCAGCCAGCGCGAACTGGCCCGGTTCGCCGGGGTGCATCCCACCACCATCGGCCGGATCGAGGCGGGCACGCTGACCCCGAGCATCGCCATGCTCCGGCGGATCATCGGCGTGGCCGGCTTCCGCCTCGCCGTGGTCGACGATTCGGGCCGGGTGCTCAAGCCCATGCGTGACCGCGCCGACCTGCGCGACGGGGCGGAGCGCCGCTACCCGTCCCACCTCGACGTCATAACCGATCCGGAGCCGGGGGAGTGGTGGGCCGACCGGTACGGCTTGGCCCGGCCACCGGAGACGTTCTACCGCAACCGGGCGGTCCGGGATGCCCTGCGGCGACGCAGCCAGTGGGAGGTGCGGGTGGCCAGGCACCGGAGCGTCCCGCCCCCGCCCGACCCGCAGCGGCGCGGATACCGGAACGGCCCCGGCCGATGA
- a CDS encoding GNAT family N-acetyltransferase, with protein sequence MVREWDPRNASSDEIASLLGTLNAVLAADLPQDPPWRESSLREYLSEVMPGERRISWIVEAEPAADGTPGRMLGHVNVLLLGGIGVLEVLVHPVARRTGLGRELVRVAARRAWDEGFQSIGVEVVGDTPARAFYESLGFTREYVETRSVLDLNAVDWPTLAEMATGVSAGYHLEFCPGGPPDDLIEAYARAKAEVRDVDDGELRPSSYDPERLRASLDTLHRRGMKPYIVLALHEQTGEVAGLTEVVVPAQHPTRADQYDTIVVRDHRGYGIDRAIKARMLLELRSAEPELVEVQTWNAQANEAMLKVNAELGYRPDREWCEYSVDVAELVHRLDPPR encoded by the coding sequence ATGGTGCGCGAGTGGGACCCTCGGAACGCGTCGTCCGACGAGATCGCGTCGCTGCTGGGCACGCTGAACGCGGTGCTGGCCGCCGACCTGCCACAGGATCCGCCCTGGCGGGAGAGCTCGCTGCGGGAGTACCTCTCCGAGGTGATGCCCGGTGAGCGGCGGATCTCCTGGATCGTCGAGGCCGAGCCGGCCGCGGACGGCACCCCGGGGAGGATGCTGGGGCACGTGAACGTGCTCCTCCTCGGCGGGATCGGGGTGCTGGAGGTGCTGGTGCACCCGGTGGCCCGGCGCACCGGCCTCGGCCGTGAGCTGGTCCGGGTGGCCGCCCGGCGGGCCTGGGACGAGGGCTTCCAGTCGATCGGCGTGGAGGTGGTCGGCGACACCCCGGCCCGGGCGTTCTACGAGTCGCTCGGCTTCACGCGGGAATACGTCGAGACCCGCAGCGTGCTCGACCTGAACGCGGTCGACTGGCCGACGCTGGCCGAGATGGCCACCGGCGTCAGCGCCGGATACCACCTGGAGTTCTGCCCGGGCGGCCCACCGGACGACCTGATCGAGGCGTACGCGCGGGCCAAGGCCGAGGTGCGCGACGTCGACGACGGCGAGCTGCGGCCCAGCTCGTACGACCCGGAGCGGCTGCGGGCCAGCCTGGACACGCTGCACCGGCGGGGCATGAAGCCGTACATCGTGCTGGCCCTGCACGAGCAGACCGGCGAGGTGGCCGGGCTGACCGAGGTGGTGGTGCCGGCGCAGCACCCGACCCGGGCCGACCAGTACGACACCATCGTGGTCCGCGACCACCGCGGCTACGGCATCGACCGGGCCATCAAGGCGCGGATGCTGCTGGAGCTGCGCTCGGCCGAGCCGGAGCTGGTCGAGGTGCAAACCTGGAACGCGCAGGCCAACGAGGCGATGCTGAAAGTCAACGCGGAGCTGGGCTACCGCCCCGACCGGGAGTGGTGCGAATACAGCGTGGACGTCGCCGAGCTGGTCCACCGCCTCGACCCCCCGCGCTGA
- a CDS encoding lytic transglycosylase domain-containing protein: MVEGEERSVVQPLRPAVPPDKVSGPAPVPRPRPATEPTATTELTAPTAPTESTAAGGVPPAPAATELAAATTTSGSTEAAAGAGPEQDGSTAAPAPGSPPTSGRRRRLPFAHAVRVPPPRQLAVAAARATRDWSRRPSGRTTLGGLFLLALVAATAAAGALVVPATVGKPRPVAVDATATEPAGGVPAGGAVPGATDAPTGAPGATDPATGTPPPYAGQPTGRPADALAGWAAAVSQKTGIPVVAVQAYGYAELVLRETHRSCQLSWTTLAAIGYVESRHGSANGATLGPNGVAAPEIRGDPLDGQGGRLRIRDTDQGRLDGDTVHDRAIGPMQFIPSTWQEIGADADNDGVKNPHDIDDAALAAGQYLCKAGRNLTVPGDWWAAILSYNDVRRYAQDVFNKADEYGRLSGT, from the coding sequence ATGGTGGAGGGCGAGGAGCGATCGGTGGTTCAGCCCCTGCGACCGGCCGTGCCACCTGACAAAGTCAGTGGCCCGGCTCCGGTGCCCCGCCCCCGCCCGGCCACCGAGCCCACCGCGACCACCGAGCTCACTGCGCCCACCGCGCCCACCGAGTCCACTGCGGCCGGCGGTGTCCCGCCCGCGCCGGCCGCCACGGAGCTGGCAGCGGCCACGACCACCTCGGGGTCGACGGAGGCTGCCGCGGGCGCGGGTCCCGAGCAGGACGGCTCGACGGCCGCGCCGGCACCGGGGTCACCGCCCACCTCGGGTCGGCGTCGGCGGCTGCCCTTCGCGCACGCGGTCCGGGTGCCGCCGCCCCGGCAGCTCGCCGTCGCCGCGGCCCGGGCCACCCGGGACTGGTCCCGGCGCCCGAGCGGGCGGACCACCCTCGGCGGCCTCTTCCTGCTCGCCCTGGTCGCGGCCACCGCGGCGGCCGGCGCGCTGGTGGTGCCGGCGACCGTCGGCAAACCGCGGCCGGTGGCCGTCGATGCCACGGCGACCGAGCCGGCCGGCGGCGTGCCCGCGGGCGGCGCGGTCCCCGGGGCGACCGACGCTCCGACCGGGGCACCCGGGGCAACGGACCCGGCCACCGGGACGCCACCACCGTACGCCGGGCAGCCGACCGGCCGGCCCGCCGACGCGCTGGCCGGGTGGGCGGCGGCGGTCAGCCAGAAGACCGGCATCCCGGTGGTCGCGGTGCAGGCGTACGGCTACGCCGAGCTGGTGCTCCGCGAGACGCACCGGAGCTGCCAGCTCAGCTGGACCACGCTCGCCGCGATCGGGTACGTCGAGTCCCGACACGGTTCCGCGAACGGGGCCACGCTGGGGCCGAACGGCGTCGCCGCGCCGGAGATCCGCGGCGACCCGCTGGACGGGCAGGGTGGCCGGCTGCGGATCCGCGACACCGACCAGGGGCGGCTCGACGGCGACACCGTCCACGACCGGGCGATCGGGCCCATGCAGTTCATCCCCAGCACCTGGCAGGAGATCGGCGCGGACGCTGACAACGACGGGGTCAAGAATCCCCATGACATCGACGACGCGGCCCTGGCCGCCGGCCAGTACCTCTGCAAGGCCGGCCGGAACCTGACCGTGCCCGGCGACTGGTGGGCCGCCATCCTCTCCTACAACGACGTGCGCCGGTACGCCCAGGACGTCTTCAACAAGGCGGACGAGTACGGCCGGCTGAGCGGTACGTGA
- a CDS encoding FmdB family zinc ribbon protein — MPRYEFRCRACGDTFEVNRPMVEAGQPASCPQGHTDTVKLLSTVALTGRGGVGPAGGASAPAGGGCCGGACGC, encoded by the coding sequence ATGCCCCGGTACGAGTTCCGCTGCCGCGCCTGCGGCGACACCTTCGAGGTCAACCGGCCGATGGTCGAGGCCGGCCAGCCGGCGTCCTGCCCGCAGGGACACACCGACACGGTGAAGCTACTGTCGACGGTCGCGCTCACCGGCCGCGGTGGCGTCGGCCCGGCCGGTGGGGCGTCCGCCCCGGCCGGCGGTGGCTGCTGCGGCGGCGCCTGCGGCTGCTGA